Genomic window (Cucumis sativus cultivar 9930 chromosome 2, Cucumber_9930_V3, whole genome shotgun sequence):
CCAAACTATAATTTCTTTGGTGGATTTGCCTAACTATATGTCTATCTAACGATTCTAACCAAGCTTTAGTACCCTAAACtacaaattactttttttaaaaaaataaatttaatttttaatgtttgatcTTTAATTTGTCTGTCATATGCAGGAATATGTATTGCTTCAGCCACCAATCCGGTAAGCTGGAGCATCTCATGAAGGTATGGGTTTTGAACTCCAATTACTTGGGGTTTCTCTTGGCCGATTCTCAATTgctataaaaatatattttctagtAAACAACATATTTCCAAGAATATCGAAAGATTGGAACAGATTTTTTATCAATGgcatttttaattagttaaagtatttcatttaaatatttgatgaaaTCAGAGTAGGCTCGCTAATATGTAAACTATAAGGAATTAAGTTACTGTACTTTAGGCTGCCCTTTCCGTCAATGATTAGTCTGATAAAGTAATAGAAACTGTCTCATCCTTGGTTTGTCATATAACTAGATTAGTTTCAATGTCAAGTTGATAGTCTTTACATTTaaagtttatcattgatatgTGATatcaatggaataaaaaagagcATAGAAGTGATATGCTGCTTTATTCTCTATCCAGAATTGTTTGTATGCTCATTCTATCATTTGATATACAATAtcaatagaataaaaaaggttTCTAACAGAGTgatatttggttttgttttctatcCATAATTCTGTCTGccgtttaaatattttttaggttttaaataatttacacatatcagtctatTAGTATACATATATCATATATCGCTAACTGGCATAAATTGTCACTACAATTGGTTTGGATTGTTATGTATTCAATTACATGACGGGATGCTAGATTGTTTGAACTCGAATTAAGTctgaaaagggaaaaattaACGAtacaaaattcttttaatttgtttcttccaGGTTCATGAGAAAGACGTGATAGGCGTGAGTCATCATCCTCATAGAAATCTCGTTGCTACTTATAGTGAAGACAGCACAATGAAATTATGGAAGCCTTGACTCTTTTACCTATGCTATTTTATGTGTAAAACTTAGCAGTTTTTAAGTTATATTGTATTCATTTATCTCGTTAGCAACTTAGTTTTCTAGATAGACTTTggcattattttaaatgatgatAACCCATGTATGGAATCTTGTGGTGGTGTTGCGTGCGCATGCCCATCTGTGTAGAGTAAAGATAAAGTGGTAAATCGATTTCTTAGGAGTTGACAACTGCACTCTACTATTCCTTAGtgcattattttgattttttttttctttttttgaaaagacattATCTTGAACTTTTAAGTATAACCTTTGAACCTTTTGATCTAAATGTCCTTATTGTCATATTCTGGTGTCGCTAATCACTGGGTGACGTCTCTATCTAAAAGCTAGAAATTGGAATGAGAGCCAAAGCCAAGTTTTTGATGAGTCCTAAGTTATGTGAAGTACTTGGTCACCATAAGAATAGGAAACCAAGGTCTTTTATTCTTATACAAGTATACACTCTTAATTTAGATGTTTTGGTATTTACAAGCTGCAAAATGTTTCCTTCATCGCATGTAGAATGAATATTACACGAAGTGAACAGCATGGCATGTATGAGTATATGAGTGATCTAAAGAATAGTTGTTACTGATATTTGATGTCTTGGTGccaattgattttaaatagaCAAGGTAACCATAAGATGGTTTCTTAttccattttatatttcatcCTTCAGTTTGCAGGCCTATGCATTTTGATGCCCTTGCTGATGATGCGTGGTTATTTAGGACCGCCCATTTCCCCCGATAGTCTACTTGATTTTTAACTTGTCTTGTGCTTTGCTAAATGTTCTATTATGTAGTCAATGACAGTACGAAACTACGGAAAGAAAGTACCGAACCTTGGCCAGACTGAGTATGATGTAGGtagagtttaaaatttatcagaCGGGCTCGCATTCAAGAAGCTTGatgatttgaaaaattcaaTCAACCCACGAATACGGTTGAGTTCAAATGAATGCTGTGTTTATCGACGGGGGGTTAGCTTTTTAAGTTCATTTAAAGTTGGTTTTGGGTTGAATTAAATAAGTCTAAGGATAATTTCTCTTTGGTTCAAATCTTTTATCTTCGTTTCTAAACTTCgtataattttctaattgaaAGATGAtgagaattttatatttagatgattaaactatcaaataagataatcacttttaataacctaaaattttagtttttaattaaaagttaaattttgtataattttctaattgaaAGATGAtgagaattttatatttagatggttaaactatcaaataagataatcacttttaataacctaaaattttagtttttaattaaaagttaaaactttgtataattttctaattgaaAGATGAtgagaattttatatttagatgataaaactatcaaataagataatcacttttaataacctaaaattttattttttaatttaaagtttgatgGTTAATTAACGTTTTATTAGAGAACTCAAAACGGTGATTTTCATTGTCTTCAAGATTTTTCTCATCACCGTTTTTGCATCATTGTCATTCTCTTTCACTTACTCAACTTATATGTTGGCTGTGGTTCATCCACATACATGTTTTCTAATGTCCCAAGTTTGTATACATGTTTTCTAGTGTCCCAAGTTTGTGATTCATTAAAGTGcatttttttgttcatctcaattctttattatttttttttttttgaagggTTTTGTGATTCATTGTGAGAACATTTATCTACAATTTTGtagagtttattttatatatatgtttagagatgaaaataaaattttaaccattttctagtttattttacCTTGTCATAGATGTCAATactaatataacaatttttttattatactcAACCtcgttattttaatttggttcaagattttaattagaagaaaaaataaagggtGAAGAGCTGAAAAATGAATGTGAGagatttttaagttttagagagaaaagataacaaaattaattttaaatttaaatttatttgattcaagtgTATTTATCATGTTTAGGTTgacatacaaaatttatagaataaacCAATAAGGTTTCTTGATTATTtaccaatttaattaatatgataaattCATAACTTAATTATCTAAACGTAGAAGtgattgttattaattaatacgTTAAATCCATAACTGAGTTATTTAAAGTAGAAGTGATTGTCATCTTGTATTTAAAGACTTAACAGAATTctaatgataaatattaaagtaaagttttttataaaagtgcACATACTACAATAGACTAAATAGGATaaggaattgacaaaaaagaataaggcATGAAGTTTAAagatttgtaactttttttaattaaatattcccGGAGGACTTAAGTACTACCTTTCCATCATGTCAATGAAATCATCAAATAAACATGTGTGCCCATTTATGAGTTCCAGCTTCTCTACTTATGGGATCCACATGATAGTTCTGATCCAccccaaaataaataagacgAAGGAAAGTGGCTAAACTCGATTGTAGTGGGAAATTTTTTTGCTACCTCTTTCTTTCCATGAGTGACATGTGACTCCAATGGTAAACTTTTATCTATGTAATTTTTTACCAGGCTGATGGCCCTACCTCAGTTTTAAttcaacgatttttttaattaacaatttattttatcatcttcaatttatattttaaaagaaaatctgtCAAATCTAATCTatctaaaagaataattatataaatctCAATcttaaattagattttaataaatgtatcGAACttgtaattatatcaattgaaCTCAAACTTTATCAAATTGTGAATTATtaggtgattttttttaaaagtacttATAATGGagtttatatttggttataaaaatttatgagtttaatttgttgaaaaaaaattataagtgTTACATAATATTGTTcggataaaatttaaaagaggaCGTAAAGGAATACATGAATTCAGAATTTAAATTGATGCAGTTTAGGGGGTTTATGCTACAAATTATATGACTATCAAAAGTTTAGGGGGTTTCTAACTTTCTAGTAGTaggattgaaaattttccgGCTTGTGGACATATTCTTAAGCCATGCACAAGACCAAGCCGCCTTATGCTTTTCCTTCTCATAATAAAGTAGATGGGATCCCCATCCCCCCTTGAGTTGGTTATTATTTCAGAACAAAAGGGAATTGTGATCGTTGGGAATCGGATATGTTGGTATTGCTGCTGCTTCATTTACTGCGTTGCAAGAGAACAGATGAATACATTTACTAATTACTACCTTCCCAACTACCACACCTTCAATTCACCCTTCCTATTAAAACCACTCTCCTTCACATCCAGTTCGACACTATATCAACCAATTCCTTCCTTATTTTAGCTTTCTCAAACAAAGTAGAAGGGTGATGGGTAATGTTAAGGTTAACAGTGTAGCGGTTGTTATGGGGATGGTGTTGTTGTTTGGTGTAAGTCTTGGGCAATTTGAAGGAGGTGGAAACGGTCCGTTCACACGTGGCGATGGCAGTGGCAGGAGAAGGCCGGAGAATGAGATGGTACCCGCCATGTTCGTATTTGGAGACTCTCTCATTGATAATGGAAATAACAACAATCTTCCTTCCTTCGCCAAGGCCAACTATTTCCCCTACGGCATTGATTTCAATGGTGGCCCAACTGGCCGCTTCTCCAATGGCTACACCATGGTCGATGAAATAGGTATGCGATTTTTCAAGCTATAAGCATGCATGTAGAAATggatatattataaatttacattGCATTGCATATACATGTAGCGGAGCTGCTAGGACTCCCTTTAGTCCCAGCCTTCTCTCAAGTTTCTGGACCCCAATCTCTGCATGGAGTCAACTACGCATCCGCTGCTGCAGGCATTCTTGACGTTACGGGAAGAAACTTTGTAAGTATCCACTCctatattgtaattatttgagAATTCACTATATTGAACATTACACAACTTTGAGATTTCATCAGGTGAGTCGCATACCTTTCAATCAACAAATCAGAAACTTTGAGAACACGCTGGATCAGATTAGTAACAATCTAGGTGCAGTTAATGTGGGACAATCCATCGGACGGTGCATATTCTTTGTGGGAATGGGGAGCAACGACTACCTCAACAACTATCTTATGCCCAATTACCCCACTCGAAATCAATATAATGCTCAGCAGTACGCGGATCTGTTGGTCAGCCAGTACATGCAGCAGCTCACTGTCAGTATCAGTAACTCCAATTTCAatcctattaattaatttggcaTACGTAATTAATGAATAgctattactattattattgttattatggGCAGAGACTGTACAATCTGGGTGGGAGAAGATTTGTGATAGCAGGGTTGGGGCTGATGGGGTGCATTCCAAGCATCCTGGCACAGAGCCCATCAGGAAGCTGCTCAGAAGAAGTGAACCAACTTGTTCGACCTTTCAATGTGAATGTGAAGAGTATGATAAACCAGCTGAATAACAACCTTCCAGGAGCAAGATTTAGTTACATTGACATAGAACGCATGTTCCAGGACTTGCTTGTCAACTCTAGATTTTATGGGTTAAGTGTATTGAACAGAGGATGCTGTGGAATTGGGAGGAACAGAGGCCAAATCACATGCCTCCCATTCCAAACGCCCTGTACCAATCGAGATCAATATATCTTTTGGGATGCATTCCATCCCACTGAAGCAGTTAACATCCTCATGGCTAGGAAGGCTTTTAATGGCGACCAATCCGTTATTTCCCCTTTCAATATCCAGCAGCTAGCCACTCTTTGAACCAATTGCTCTACAATTTTCGTCTTCAACAAAGAATTTGCATCGTTACAAGTTTTGTAATGTCTTTCCTTCTTATGTAATGCAATGCAATGCAAGAATTTACTCAATACTTTCATACACAGTGATCTAATTATCATggctttctttaaaaataaatctaataatatttaatcacCACTAAGTCTAATCAACTTAAGTTGACGGATTAGAGTAAATTTAGTAATATCAATAGTTTAACCGTTCTCACATAAgtgaaaatcaaatcaatattaattggaATGCCGCATGTTCTAATACAAAAAACTTGGGGTTGGTTTTGCATgtaaatataatgaaaatggttTTGTATAAGAAGAAAACGACGGTGATGTGTAAGATGGAAAACTAGGGGCAAAAAGGTGTGTCCGGGCGTGTCCTATGGCTTGGAATGCTGAAGTGCCTAATCCTGCCCTCTTGTTTCGTGAGATATCCCTTACACAGAAAAGCCATGGAGAAATTGTCCTCAACCACTCTGTCCACATCATGAACGAACACATCAGTCTCACCCTCCTGTCTATTCCTAGCCATAAGGCCAGCCGTGTAAATGGCGCTCATTCTTCCAGGTGCCTCATTGAAGTAACCTGTTGGAGCATCCACCATTATCAAGTCCCATTCCATCTCATAAATCTCGCTTGGAAACCCTTTAAGTGCAAGCTCACACTTGCAAAATCTGGGGTCTCCCACAATCTTGCATTCTTCTCCCATTCCTATCTTCATCAGCTCATCCGCCTGATGGACCTTGGTGTCGTACTGCACATGATACGCCTCCAAGTTGGGCAGCCGCTCCTGAATTTGGTCGATCCATGCTTTATCTTCTTCAAGGAAAACCGTGCGGCCGCCGTGGTTGAGAGCCGTCCACATGAGGCTGTCATGGCCCAATCCGAACACCAAGAAGTTGCAGGGCGACTTAGTTTCCAGGATTCTGGCGGACACAGAGATCTCCTTGAGGGTTTGTTGAGGGGTTATGTTGGTGGTTGCGTAATGAATGAGAGCATTGGCCACAGAAGGAGGGGTTTTTGTGCAAATTGGAAGAGATGGGCATTCTGGTTCATCGGTCAAAACATGGGTTTGGGTGACAGGGGGTGGATTATTCTGGGAAGATTGAAAACCTGACCTGATTACTAagagaaggaaggaaagaaagaggaagagaaggaGAATGAGCTTAAGGTTAATGGAGAGTGGGGGTCTGGTGGACCTCATGCTCATTGTTTCCAAGTTTCAAATAATGATCAAAGGGTAGCAGAGAGACATTTATGAGCGTGAGAACATAAAAGAGTGGAAGGATTCACAGAAGTAGAGTTGAAGCAAAGAAGAGTTGTACTGATTTGATGTTGACAAGGTGGTTAGGAGGCtgttggtttggtttggttgaaatttttacGTGCAGTTGGTGGACCTGCTGTGGTAGACAGTTTCTTTACTCAATCTTTGTTTCTGTGAATCAATAAAGGGGAAGCTTACGAGTCACTATCTTCcttcccaaaagaaaaaaaaaaaaaaaaaattgaaactcaaatcattttatttgtattatgctaattgaaaattagtaaTTAGGAAGACGGGGGAATAGAAGACCGATGGTTGttaatttggttaattttgaTGTAATATAAATGGAAGACGGAAACGTGGTGTGGTTGGAGATTTGGTGGGAAGAATAATGCGTTTTCTGTTGTCACTtaataataaaccaaaatcaattatCCAAAAAGCATATTGTTTTCCTTTGCATCTGCCACTCGCTCTATTCCTGATCAGCCTGTTACTTTAACTCATGCTTTGAtttactcttctttttatttttttcaaatggacCAAATGATCTATTGAATTCAAGTACGTCCGTAGATATGTATTATAGAATgagttttttaagaataataaaaagaacaaataagcCACTACACAATTCTGAtataatagtaaattttttttttgttaactttaCAATTTTTTGCAATTCTCCCAATCACCACTCACATAAATAGGATGCAAGGCTAACTAAATGTTTAATATCAACTTTAATTACTTTTGAGGTTTTATCCTCGAGTGGATTTTCTTAcctatctatattttttaaatattttttgatatttaatagaacaatgatttttaaatattgtccaatataattaaactaacataaatttgtaatatgacATTATGAATATGATGGTTAATTTTTCCTTCTCATAAAACTcgaatctaaaattaaaataatatttgaaattctatgtaaatttttaatgtttactTTGACTTCCAAACTAAAAAGTCATggtttatttacttatttattaacttcACATACAGGTGGATGATTTtgttaagaaataaaatttcttttcactGCTGGACaataatacttaaaaaaaatgaattttcagttcataaattattcaaaacatCCATATATTTCCAACAactgataattttttttcaaaaaattttcaatcctACTACTAGAAAGTCATAAACCCCCTAAATTTTAGTCATAAACCCCCTAAATTTTGATAGtaatttatgtaatattttagttcatttggttattaaaatatttggtaaCAATcgaaaggaaaataaaaaggcaGTTCTGCCgtgagaaagaaagagtagGCGGCTAGGGCTGAAGTGGCATTCCCTATATAATGAGCGTCCAATATTTCAAACAGAATTGAGCGCCACAAGCATCTTTGTCAGTTTAGAGACAGAATGAAATTCGCTGTGAAGGCATGGAGCAACGGCAAGGCGCGCACTGGATTTCTGCAGCTCGGCAACTGCCCTGCCGCCATTGACACTCCGGCGTTACTTCTCTCTACTCGCAAAGGACTTCCTCATTTCATCTCTCCTGATCTTCTTCCCTCTCTCCCTTCCCCTGATTCTCACCTCCTCCAATTCAGTCCTCTTCACTTGTAAGTATTCTACACTATCCATATTCCTTCAGCTCCACTCGCCTTCACTGTGTTTTGAAATTGGAGCGCGTTGCATGgatttccttttcatttattcGTTCTCGTATTTCTTAAGATTGTTTGTATGCGAAGACGACTCCATGACTTGAAACTGCTCCATAATTATGAGAATACGACGGGCTAAAGAATGAGATAAGAAGTTCGTATTTAGTAATAATCGTGTGGTgccttttaaaattttctagaGGAATACGTCATGGTGGTTGGCACTGATAGTACTATGTATAGGAAAGGACGCTTTCGCACGGTAGAGTGGCGGTGGATGCAGGGTGTGTGATCATGGAAGTTGAAATGATAACTATGTCCTCGTGATTCTTAAATAACTAAACGACTAATTTACGTGGTGGCTACTTGCGCTCTAGACTCTTTCGAGATAGTTCATCTAGGGATTTCTTTAACAATCCTTTGTATTCGTAAAACAGCGTCCGGTAAATATGGAATCCATTACTTTTATCTGTCTTTGGTCCTTGATTCTGAACGTTGTTTCTCGATGTTCTTTGAACACGTGTGCTCCTGTTACAACTGCCTTGTATCGGTTAAGATTTTCACGATTCATTCCTTCTTGTATAAAAACATCAGTTGTACTTCACCGTGTAGTCAAGAAATAAGTTATGTTCATTTCATCTTAATGTTTCAATTATAACATGAAGATTGCTTTTCTTAATAgatattgttttgttgatagtcacattaaatatttgttcttCTCTAGAGAAGTCACATTTactatttaatcatttaaatattagcTTGGAAGGTCCATCATCGAAAACAATATCGAATATTGGAGGGCTCCAGCATTTACTTGGTTTGCATGAATATGGATTTGCTGCAGTAGCGAGAGATTCTGTTCAGTCCCTTCCAGAATGTGATGCTACAAATAAATTTGGAGCATCTTTTGAGACAACTTGTGGTCGTCGTTTGGTAATGGAATCTCATCACTCTTTTTCATATCAACTTTTGTTATCCCTTTCTTTATTATGTagtttgaaaggaaaaaaaaaaagtctaagTTCCTTTTGAAATTGTAGATTAGACCTGTTGAGTACATTGAAATGATTTCATCCATGAAACCAGACATTTGGGCATCCTTGGCTGATGAAGTGCCCTCATGGGTTTCAGATAAAAGGAATAAAACATCAGTGGATCGAACAGTTAAATGGCTGGATGAATGCATCGCATTGAACTCAGTAAGAATGCTTGAATATTCCTTTCATAGTATTAATTGTATCAGCATTTTCTCTAGTTTTGAGCTCTGCTAGATTTAGATTTCTAATGTTGAGAAATGTCAGTGGGCATCACTTATAAGCGTTTGGATAAGCAGAACATAATTGCTCTTTTGTAGTTTGCTGTGTGTTTTAAACATAACACGTGTCTATGCTCACAGAGAGAACATAAGTTGGGAAAAACAGCTGATTAGAAATTATGCTTAGGAGATCATCTGCATGTGCAGTCCTTTGTGGAAATTTATAGCATAATAATGACTTGATAGAGGAAACATCATAGAGAACAGGAGGAGCATAGAATGTTgaccaaaatttttaaagcAAGCTGTTTAAAGGAGGGAAACAAGAAATCTGGCCccttttaaattgattgataGAAATGACATAATTTTATCCGATGAGGATATGGTGAGAGGTTgtacatttttacaaaaaccTGGGAATGTTAGGTGACCAGAGATTTTCCAAAATCTGCAGTGATTGGTTGGACGggcttttattttcatttttttaggaGTAGATTCTCAAAAGTGAAAGGGTTAGGACTTTGGGTGTCTAAAGTCTCCTGGTCTAGATGATATAGCCTATGGGtgaaattttgtgaaaagATGGAGCATCTTGAAAAACATGATTTGATTGTGGTTTCCCATAGTGTTTTAGAGGTGGTTGTTAACAAATGCACAGATGAAACCTACACTTTCTATATCCCCAGACTTCTAATTCAAGTAGacttatttatttgtgattttagTAACTTTTGTCCACCTAGATTTCTGAAAGAGTTATGACTGTTGTGTTTAAAAATCATTGATGCAGAGGCAGTATGAGAACACTGTCATGAATCATGATCAAGTGATAGTATTTGGCTTTTGTGTCTTGGTTTGattcattttacatttttcttttcctaatcATGTCATGATTGATTTGGAATAAGtaacttattattataatgaagACAGGTGGGGCTGTTTTTGGAGCTATTGTCGGGGGCAATGATCTTGAAGAACGCCAAAGATGTGCTGTGGAGGTTGTGAAGCGTAATGTATCAGGTTCTTTAACATGTTCTTTTCACATTAAGGTGAAATAATGGTAACAAGTTCAAGAATTCATGTTTGGAAAACTAGTTTTGAGTAATATCAATTTCGAGCTCAAGCAGAATTTCTCTAGACTGCCAATGTTCTTAATAATCTGTTTGTATCATGTCTCTTAAGGtacatattcaaaattattagcATACcccataaaattttgaaacaaaatatctaGATTTACGTTCctgatgttttcttttcataacaCCCTTAGCCCTATCTAGTATGTAAGGCATgatagttttttgttttcttcagttaaatttatcatttctaTCTTAGTTTTAAGCTTCTTGTTCTAATATTTCAGttcaaacaaacaatttttgttAGGTTACTGGATTGGAGGTTTTGGGTTTGGAGAAAGCATGGATGAGCGTCCTTCCCTTCTTGATGCTGTTACGGTAAGGATTTAGCATCTAGTATTGTTAGGTTTGTTCTTTTTGGAGTATCACCATTCTTTTCTTGCACCAACTAAGAAATAAGAACGTGCATGTTTTTCGTGTGTAGTAGTTTGAGTTGAACTTTGAAGCTTAGTAGTAGCAAGTTAGATTTGTAGACTCTCTCTGTTAAAAATTTGTTGGAGCTTGGTCTGGTTTTTTTgaggtttttttcttctattctctGTACATTCACAGTCCTTGGTAATCTattccaacaaaaaacaaaaaggcaaCTGCGCCTATTCCTTTACTTCCATATATCCCTTtgcttctctctttttctttccgtCATTTCCCTTCAGTTTCCATATCATTTGTTAACAATGTTGGAGCTTGGTCTTGCTTGAGGTTGTTTTTTGCCTTTGTTTTCTATGTTCTAAATAGCTCTGTACAAAGCTGTGTTGCCTCGTTTCTACTTttttgatgcattttttttctttctgggCAAATTgcaaattataataaaccaATTggacttttttgttttgaaaaagagTATTTCTAGTAATTCTTTCATTGCTTGCACAGGATGTTTTACCAGAGGAAATGCCGCGTATGATCTGTGGGCTTGGACTTCCAGGTATAGTCTTTCAATCTTTTGGGGTTGAAGTTGTTTGACGAATAACGACATGTTTGGTAACGATTCTGAAATtgttaaatcatttttatcatttttcatatacacttcaaaaatactttttaattatttaaaatttcatttaaaaggataaaattaaatattgaattgattttgagtgaTTAAATGTGTTTTTTAGAGAGTTTGCAATTTAGGTAagttctctctcctctctggTTGCTGGTGTTTCCTCCCAGTTTCCCCCAACGAGTTTGACAACACAAAATGGAGGTAGTTACAAAGTATGAAATCAAAAGCATGTAATCAGAAGCAGCGGGTTATCAAGAACCTTGAA
Coding sequences:
- the LOC101203225 gene encoding GDSL esterase/lipase At1g71691, with protein sequence MGNVKVNSVAVVMGMVLLFGVSLGQFEGGGNGPFTRGDGSGRRRPENEMVPAMFVFGDSLIDNGNNNNLPSFAKANYFPYGIDFNGGPTGRFSNGYTMVDEIAELLGLPLVPAFSQVSGPQSLHGVNYASAAAGILDVTGRNFVSRIPFNQQIRNFENTLDQISNNLGAVNVGQSIGRCIFFVGMGSNDYLNNYLMPNYPTRNQYNAQQYADLLVSQYMQQLTRLYNLGGRRFVIAGLGLMGCIPSILAQSPSGSCSEEVNQLVRPFNVNVKSMINQLNNNLPGARFSYIDIERMFQDLLVNSRFYGLSVLNRGCCGIGRNRGQITCLPFQTPCTNRDQYIFWDAFHPTEAVNILMARKAFNGDQSVISPFNIQQLATL
- the LOC101202991 gene encoding glucuronoxylan 4-O-methyltransferase 3, translated to MSMRSTRPPLSINLKLILLLFLFLSFLLLVIRSGFQSSQNNPPPVTQTHVLTDEPECPSLPICTKTPPSVANALIHYATTNITPQQTLKEISVSARILETKSPCNFLVFGLGHDSLMWTALNHGGRTVFLEEDKAWIDQIQERLPNLEAYHVQYDTKVHQADELMKIGMGEECKIVGDPRFCKCELALKGFPSEIYEMEWDLIMVDAPTGYFNEAPGRMSAIYTAGLMARNRQEGETDVFVHDVDRVVEDNFSMAFLCKGYLTKQEGRIRHFSIPSHRTRPDTPFCP
- the LOC101223024 gene encoding queuine tRNA-ribosyltransferase accessory subunit 2; translated protein: MKFAVKAWSNGKARTGFLQLGNCPAAIDTPALLLSTRKGLPHFISPDLLPSLPSPDSHLLQFSPLHFLEGPSSKTISNIGGLQHLLGLHEYGFAAVARDSVQSLPECDATNKFGASFETTCGRRLIRPVEYIEMISSMKPDIWASLADEVPSWVSDKRNKTSVDRTVKWLDECIALNSTGGAVFGAIVGGNDLEERQRCAVEVVKRNVSGYWIGGFGFGESMDERPSLLDAVTDVLPEEMPRMICGLGLPEEVLQGIAAGVDLFDSAYIYHLTLGGFALTFPLDGIVEKQPDAHLIDNASDMTKINLRAIVFRKDTSPILEGCNCYTCLNHTKAYINHLLNVHEMLAQILLEIHNTYHYLGFFQSIREAIKVGKFQQFHQKFVEERRNHLTLPTSALSS